A genomic stretch from Actinomycetota bacterium includes:
- a CDS encoding sugar ABC transporter permease produces MPRRGRTLAQQEARAGYALLSPTLIVVLFMVVLPILWTIVIAFQSLRLRNLRTRLFDFQFTLDNFSTVLTSPGFLDSLKVTLIYSVVGTFLSIALGLVAALVVRKPFKGRTLVRASMLLPYVAPVVAVTFVWQIMLNPELGIVNAIGTDLLGWKESIPFLEQRTGTIGIFGLELRVPLALTLLILYQAWRYFPFSFLFILARLQALPGELDEAARVDGATPLQRFWRITLPQLQGVIALLTVLRFIWTFNEFDDIYLLTQGGAGTEVVSVRVFRYLTGRGDIGAAAALSLVLALLLVVLLFLYFRFFVNREEAKAI; encoded by the coding sequence ATGCCGAGGCGGGGAAGGACGCTGGCCCAGCAGGAGGCGCGGGCCGGGTATGCCCTGCTGTCGCCGACCCTGATCGTGGTCCTGTTCATGGTCGTCCTGCCGATCCTGTGGACGATCGTGATCGCCTTCCAGAGCCTGCGCCTCCGCAACCTCCGCACCCGGCTGTTCGACTTCCAGTTCACCCTGGACAACTTCTCCACCGTGCTGACCTCGCCCGGGTTCCTGGACTCGCTCAAGGTCACCCTGATCTACAGCGTCGTCGGGACCTTCCTGTCGATCGCCCTGGGGCTGGTCGCCGCCCTGGTCGTGCGCAAGCCGTTCAAGGGCCGCACCCTCGTGCGGGCGTCGATGCTGCTGCCGTATGTGGCCCCGGTGGTGGCGGTCACCTTCGTCTGGCAGATCATGCTCAACCCCGAGCTCGGCATCGTGAACGCCATCGGCACCGACCTGCTCGGCTGGAAGGAGAGCATCCCGTTCCTGGAGCAACGCACGGGCACGATCGGCATCTTCGGCCTCGAGCTGCGGGTGCCGCTCGCCCTCACCCTGCTCATCCTGTACCAGGCCTGGCGCTACTTCCCCTTCTCGTTCCTGTTCATCCTGGCCCGGCTCCAGGCCCTGCCCGGCGAGCTCGACGAGGCGGCCCGGGTCGACGGGGCCACCCCGCTGCAGCGGTTCTGGCGCATCACCCTGCCCCAGCTCCAGGGCGTCATCGCCCTGCTCACGGTGCTCCGGTTCATCTGGACCTTCAACGAGTTCGACGACATCTACCTGCTCACCCAGGGTGGCGCCGGCACCGAGGTGGTCTCGGTGCGGGTGTTCCGCTACCTCACCGGCCGCGGCGACATCGGCGCCGCCG